A region from the Musa acuminata AAA Group cultivar baxijiao chromosome BXJ1-10, Cavendish_Baxijiao_AAA, whole genome shotgun sequence genome encodes:
- the LOC135583453 gene encoding pathogenesis-related genes transcriptional activator PTI6-like, whose product MRGNLNRTENSYLGAMDVTLLMVPIKRTEHIDVTQKTLPWGQYHRHSDVARPSTIRIFCDDYDATDSSGDEGCRRRIRRYVQEVRFQARFEAVGKSKPARKRKAAGPAVAASSSGEAERRFRGVRRRPWGKYAAEIRDPLRRVRVWLGTYDTAEEAAKVYDSAAIQLRGPDATTNFSRPPAAAAASTAPPKKCLSSSNLTSISGGHDSSEESRNLSSPTSVLRSFSSFAVSTTTSMEGAETPWLQPATTDSDASGSMPTTERSLPGQLSGLLPFDEAMLHDEFHDLGDTKPSLFDDDARVGPLAGDLNHIFLGTDLDFGSSTWQGGDDYFQDIVDLFPIEPLAAV is encoded by the coding sequence ATGCGAGGAAACTTAAATAGAACAGAAAACAGCTACTTGGGAGCCATGGACGTTACGCTGTTAATGGTGCCCATTAAGCGAACGGAGCACATCGACGTCACCCAGAAGACCCTCCCGTGGGGCCAATACCACCGGCACTCCGACGTTGCCAGACCAAGCACCATCAGGATCTTCTGTGACGACTACGACGCCACCGATTCCTCCGGTGACGAGGGATGCCGCCGACGCATTCGGCGCTACGTCCAGGAGGTGCGCTTCCAGGCCCGCTTTGAGGCCGTCGGCAAGAGCAAGCCCGCTAGAAAGCGGAAGGCCGCCGGCCCCGCCGTCGCTGCGTCCAGCAGCGGCGAGGCGGAGCGCAGATTCCGCGGCGTCCGCCGGCGGCCGTGGGGCAAGTACGCGGCGGAGATCCGCGACCCGTTGCGGCGCGTCCGGGTGTGGCTCGGCACGTACGATACCGCCGAGGAGGCCGCCAAGGTGTACGACTCAGCCGCCATCCAACTCCGTGGCCCCGACGCCACCACCAACTTCTCCCGTCccccggccgccgccgccgcttctaCCGCACCGCCAAAGAAGTGCCTCTCCAGCAGCAACCTCACCTCCATCTCCGGCGGGCACGACTCCAGCGAGGAGTCTCGCAACCTCTCCTCCCCAACCTCCGTCCTCCGCAGCTTCTCCTCCTTCGCGGTCTCCACAACAACGTCCATGGAAGGCGCCGAGACGCCGTGGCTTCAGCCGGCAACTACGGACTCCGACGCGAGCGGCAGTATGCCCACCACCGAGAGAAGCTTACCGGGGCAGCTCAGCGGCCTTTTGCCCTTCGACGAGGCGATGCTCCACGACGAATTCCACGACTTGGGAGACACAAAGCCAAGCCTTTTCGACGACGACGCGCGGGTCGGCCCATTAGCCGGCGATTTGAACCACATCTTCCTCGGCACGGACCTCGACTTCGGCTCGTCGACGTGGCAAGGAGGAGACGATTATTTCCAAGATATCGTCGACTTATTCCCGATCGAGCCGCTCGCTGCCGTCTGA